The nucleotide window AAATCGGGCATTGAGAGAAGCAAAAGAGGTTAATTTCTTGATATATTTAGCTGTCTCTGGATAGTCATCCCAAATTTCCGGATGGGAAAGAATTTGTTCCGAAATGAGGTTATTGGCATAAACGGCAGCAAATTCTTCAAAACCGAAAAGCGAATTGCGACTATCTTCAAATAACGGAACCAGATTGGTTAAACCGCTGAAATCATAATCCACTCCCTGCAAGAGCTGCTCCTGAATTTCAGAAATCAGCGTTTGAGATTTTTTGATTGCGGCTAAATCTGCAAGTGGCTGTAAATTTGAGCATTGGGATTTTCCCAAGGCACTCTGACAGTGAGAACTTAGCTGCGAAATTAGGGTCTCAAATTCCAGATCAGAATTATGGTAAGGCATTAGCTATAAAGGTAGATAACTTATTTGTGTTTTTGAGGTTATGAATTCAATATGCCTAAATAAGTGACAGGCAAATGAATATTTAAGAGAAGCACAAGTAGCTCCTACATTACAATTGCACCTATATTTATTGGCTGGTTTCACTTTTCCACCTTTCCACTTTTTCACTTTTCCACTTTTCCACTTTTCCACTTTTCCACCTTTTCACTTTTCCACCTTTCCACTTTTTCACTTTTCCACCCTTCCACTTTTCCACCTTTCCACTTTTCCACTTTTCCACCCTTCCACTTTTCCACTTTTCCACTTTTCCACCTTTCCACCTTTCCACTTTTTATCATTTCTCTTCAGCTTCCTTTTCTGCTTGGAAGGGGAGCTTGGGTAGCTTGATCAGGTTCTTCCTTTCGGTTAAATTCAGTTTAGTAAAAATTTCTTCTTTCATTAGATTCACACCTGCATAAACGCGATGTTTTTCACCATCTTTGAGCGGAGTGGAGACCTTGGGCATAAAATCCAGAACAACCATAAAAATGATCACTACCAGCAAACCATTGATCGCTCCTAAAACAGCTCCTAACCCGCGGTTCAAAGATGACATCCTCAATGCCTTTAAGAACTTGTTCAGTATGTAGATAACTATTCTGGCAATTACAATAATCAAAACTACGATCAAGATCACGGAAATAACCGTTGCCAGCCATTTGGCAAAGTGAAAATTAATAATCAAATTGCGTGCCACCAGCGGATAATAGTGCCCAACCAAGAAGAAAGTGAGTATATACCCGCAAAGTTGAATTATATTTGCCAGCAGACCTT belongs to Candidatus Cloacimonas sp. and includes:
- a CDS encoding CvpA family protein; translation: MGIIDWIILAALVIFTFWGWRKGLLANIIQLCGYILTFFLVGHYYPLVARNLIINFHFAKWLATVISVILIVVLIIVIARIVIYILNKFLKALRMSSLNRGLGAVLGAINGLLVVIIFMVVLDFMPKVSTPLKDGEKHRVYAGVNLMKEEIFTKLNLTERKNLIKLPKLPFQAEKEAEEK